In Desulfobaculum bizertense DSM 18034, the sequence CTGTGGCGCAGCCGCAATGAGCTGGGCTTTGAGTTCGTCGATGTTTTCGCCTGTTTCTGCGGAGACAACGGACGGAACAAATCCCTGCTCTGCACACCACGCAAGGTCGGCGTCTTTGGGTGCGGCAAGGTCATTTTTATTGAAGACCACAAGCAGAGGGATACTCAGCTCCTGAACGCGGGCAATGATGCTGCGCTCGTGCTTGGTAATGCCATCTTCGCCAACGACGACCACGGCAATGTCTGCGCGATACAGGACCTTGTGGGTGGCCTTGACGCGAAGCTCTCCCAGCTCTCCCTGATCGTCGAGTCCTGCGGTATCAAAAAACGTCACAGGTCCAAGGGGAAGCAGCTCGTAGTGCTTGCCGACCGGGTCAGTGGTTGTGCCTGCGTGTGAGGAGACAATAGCGACCTCCTGCCCACAGATGGCATTGATGAGAGAAGACTTGCCAGCGTTTCTGCGTCCGGTCAGGGCAATGACCAGACGGATTCCGCGAGGGGCTTTGTCACTCATGCGTTTCTCCTGGAAAAACCTTGTGAAGTTGAAGGAACAAGCCCCAGCTCGCTAATGGCCGAGCGCACCGACTCCACAATCTGGAGGGCCGGGCTTGGAATCATGTTTTTGCCTGGATAAATATTGTAGGCAGCGCGAACGCTTTGGGGCGTGAAGGACGGCATCACGACGTTGCAGCCCATTTTCAGTGCGGCAATGCGGCTGCCGGGACGCAGGGCATCCAGTGCGCTGGTTGCAGGAATGTTTGTTCCGGGGTTGAGCAGACGGAGCAGGGCCGTCACGCGGTTGCTCTCGTCCACATCGCCCGGTGCTTCGTTGGCAAAGGGTGTTTGCGGATGCGGAACAAAAGGCCCGGCAGCGATCATGTCCAGCCCCATTTTCGAGAGCTGGAGAATGTCCTGAGCCAGAATCGTGTGCGTCATGCCCGGGAGTCCCGTGATGATGCCGGAGCCAACTTCATAGCCTAGCTCCTGCAGGCTTTCGATGCGCCGAAGCCGTTCGTCAAATCGTGCTCCGGGGCGGCATCTCCTGAACAGGTCCAGCGCTGTTGTCTCAATTTTGAGCAGATAGCGGTCAGCCCCGCAGTCACGCCACAGCGCAAATTCTTCGCGAGACCTGTCGCCAAGGGAGAGCGTTACCGCAATGTCTCGCTCCGCCTTGATCTGGCGAATAATTCCTCCAATTTCCTCAGCAGAAAAATGGAAGTCGTCACCAGACTGGAGCACCACGGTTCCGAGGCCCATGTCGGCAATGCTGCGCGTTGCCAGCAGAATGTCATCCCTGCTGATGCGGTAGCGCGTGAGTTCTGTGTTTGGTGCCCGAAGTCCGCAGTACTGGCAGCGGTTACGGCAGTGGTTGGAAAATTCCACAATGCCGCGCAAAAAAATGTCGCGGCCAAAGACGCGTGTCTTTTCTGCATCCGCCTGTGCAAACAGCTCGCTGTCCCGTCTGCCACTGAGAAACTGGAGAATATCAGAGGAAGAGAGTGTGCTCATGTCCTGTGTCCTTGTGTGGTGCTGGTCTCTTTCGTGGCATGGAGGCACTCGGCATAGACCCGAAACATAGCCCGCTGTTCAGGGGACGCGTTTTGAGCGATGCCGTGAGTTGCCCAGTCTGCAAGCGTCTGGGCTTCCATCTGCGCCGAGAACCAGAAGCCTTCTGGAGCTGGAACGCTGGCGTGGGCATAACTTCCCCAAAAAAGGCCATTGTCTATGATGAGAACAGGGAAAGCGCCAAGCTCCATGCGGGTCAGGACGCGGACCTGTGCGGGAAAGTCCTGCTCCAGTGCTGACAAAAAGGCATCGGACGCAGCAAAGTGCTCACGCAGGGCGTCCTTTGACCAGTCCTTGCGGAGCATGGAAAAGGCACGGCTGCGCTCTGGTTCAGGGCAGTCCGGGGCAAGGCGTATGGCCGTTAGCCGAAGTTTGGGGCTGGCTGCAAGTGCCGAGCGTATGGCGGTGGCATGTGGGGCCGGTGCTGCAAAGTTTCCGTACA encodes:
- the hydE gene encoding [FeFe] hydrogenase H-cluster radical SAM maturase HydE — encoded protein: MSTLSSSDILQFLSGRRDSELFAQADAEKTRVFGRDIFLRGIVEFSNHCRNRCQYCGLRAPNTELTRYRISRDDILLATRSIADMGLGTVVLQSGDDFHFSAEEIGGIIRQIKAERDIAVTLSLGDRSREEFALWRDCGADRYLLKIETTALDLFRRCRPGARFDERLRRIESLQELGYEVGSGIITGLPGMTHTILAQDILQLSKMGLDMIAAGPFVPHPQTPFANEAPGDVDESNRVTALLRLLNPGTNIPATSALDALRPGSRIAALKMGCNVVMPSFTPQSVRAAYNIYPGKNMIPSPALQIVESVRSAISELGLVPSTSQGFSRRNA